Genomic window (Ammospiza caudacuta isolate bAmmCau1 chromosome 10, bAmmCau1.pri, whole genome shotgun sequence):
ccgctCCCACGCCTGCCTCTGGAGTGGCTCTGAGAGCCTTGTGTGGGCTCAGCCCCGGCAAGAGGCCGGCAAATGGATCTCAAGGGCCGCCTGCTTGCCTGCCTTTGAAGGAGAAGAGCCCCTCAGAGCTGCCCTCGGCGCTAATGCACGGGGCGGAGGGGTGCTGCTAAAAGCCAAGGCAGGCAAAAGCTTTCAAACCCTTGGGGAGGCCTGAGAAGTGTCCGGGGGTgaccccaggctctgctgttgGTGTTGGGGTGTACCCCAAAATGCTGGAGGGAGGTGTGGTGGAGTCTCCTGTGGTGTCCCCATGCTGGGAGTGATGGGACTGTGCCAGACCCTTCCTGGGGatggaggagatgctccaggcatGGAGGGGTTCAGGGGGttcaggagcagggaggggtgaAGGGCAATGTAGAGGACTTGGGGAtggttggatggggtttgcaGAGTACTGGGATGaggtggctgggctggaggagggTGCAGGATGGGTCTAGGGGAGTACAGGATGGCAGCAGAGGGGGCATGGTGGGTGCAGGATGGGTGAAGGCAGTGCTGGAGGTGCAGGGGGTGCAGTGTGGGTGCAGGGGAGGCAGGATGGGTTCTGGGGTGCAGAGGGATCAGGGTGGGTGGTGGGGCTCAGGAGAGATGCAGGATGGGTTCTGGGGTGGAAAATGGATGCTGGGGATCCAGGAGGGGTGCTGGGGTACAGAGTAGGTGCAGGATGGGTTctggggtgctggggtgggagggtGGGTGGTGGGGGTTCAGGATGGGTTCAGGATGGGTGCaggatgggttttggggtgctgtggtCCAGGATGGGTTTTGAGATGCTGTGGCTCAGGGTGGACGCaggatgggttttggggtgcagaggggTCAGGGTGGGTGCaggatgggttttggggttcaggatGGATGCAGGATGAGTTTTAGGGCGCTGTGGCTCAGGATAGGCGGCGGGTGCCCGGTGCAGGGTCCTCCCCGCCGCCAGGGGACGCTCCAGGCCGCTGGCGGCACTCTGGCCCGGCAGGCCCCCTCTCTCTGGTGCGGGGACCGGAAGCGGAAGTGCGGTGCCGCCCCCCGCTGCTGTGCCGTGGCGGAAAGATGGCGGCGGCCATGGCATGAACGGGACCCGGCGCGGCCCCAGCGGTGAGCGCGGCCGACACCTCTCCCCGGTCCCATACCGGCGCGGAGACCACCGCGGCCCCCAGTCCCCCGTGTCCCTTTACCCCTCGGGCCGGCGGGAGATCCCCAATACCCCTGGCGGGGGGGCCCTCAGCTGCCCCCGGGCTTCCCTGGAGCTCAGTCCCTCCTCAGCCCAGGGGACCGGAGCTCCTCGCTTCACTCTCGGCAGGTGGGCCCGGACACATCGCGGGTGATCCTTCCTGTGCCCCTTCGCCCCCAGCTTCCTCCGTTCTTCCcaagctgtgccctgtgcctgctgcttgTCATGTCTGCATTTATCCCTGGCTTCCTGGTCTCCCTTCCCGGTGTATGGAGGCTCCCGCTATTCCTGTGGtgtccagctgtgcctgtgcccttTCCTGGCTCCCTCCTTGTTCCCCGTTGTGTCTGTTCAGCAGGCAGGACTGCCTTGGAGGCATCTCTGGACTGTTTTCCTGGTGCCTCGCACTGAGATCtttctcccagtccctcccctgCTCGCCGTGTCCCTCCTGTGTTATTCCCCCCGTCCCTCTGTCCTGTTTTACGAACCCCCTCTGTTGGGTGCTGTGGGTCCATGGGTTCCCCGTTCCCTGAATTCTATGCCGGTCCCAGGGCACGTGTGCTGTCCCCGcaggatgaagatgaagatgaagtaGAGCTCTGACCATGGACCATGAGGCGCCCACCATCAGGCCCCGGCGCATCCAGAACCAGAACGTCATCCACCGCCTGGAGCGGCGCCGCATCAGCTCGGGCAAGGCGGGCACCCACTGGCACCAGGTGCGCATCTTCCACCAGAACGTCTTCCCCAACTTCACCGTGGTCAACGTGGAGAAGCCGCCCTGCTTCCTGCGCAAGTTCTCCCCCGACGGCCGCTACTTCATCGCCTTCTCCTCGGACCAGACCTCGCTGGAGATCTACGAGTACCAGGGCTGCCAGGCGGCCGAGGACCTGCTGCAGGGCTACGAGGGGGAGATCCTGGCCAACGGCAACGACCAGAGGTCCGTCAACATCCGCGGGCGGCTCTTCGAGCGCTTCTTCGTGCTGCTGCACATCACCAACGTGGCCTCCAACGGGGAGCACCTGAACCGCGAGTGCAGCCTGTTCACGGACGACTGCCGCTACGTGATCGTGGGCTCGGCCGCCTACCTGCCCGAGGAGCCGCACCCGCCCTTCTTCGAGGTGTACCGCAACAGCGAGTCCGTGACGCCCAACCCGCGCTCCCCGCTCGAGGACTACTCCCTGCACATCATCGACCTGCACACGGGCCGGCTGTGCGACACGCGCGCCTTCAAGTGCGACAAGGTCATCCTGTCGCACAACCAGGGGCTCTACCTGTACAAGAACATCCTGGCCATCCTCTCCGTGCAGCAGCAGACCATCCACGTCTTCCAGGTGACGCCCGAGGGGACGTTCATCGACGTGAGGACCATCGGCCGCTTCTGCTACGAGGATGATCTGCTGACCCTGTCGGCCGTGTACCCCGAGGTGCAGCGGGACACGCAGACGGGAATGGCCAACCCCTACAAGGAGCCCTTCATCAACTCCCTGAAGCACAGGCTGCTGGTGTACCTGTGGAGAAGGGCCGAGCAGGATGGGAGTGCTATAGCAAAGAGAAGGTTCTTCCAGTACTTTGACCAGCTGAGGCAGCTCCGCATGTGGAAGATGCAGCTCTTGGATGAGAACCATCTGTTTATCAAATACACCAGTGAGGACGTGGTCACGCTGCGGGTGACAGATCCTTCCCAGGTACAGAATCACGCAGtggtttggggttggaaggggccttaaacATCATCTAATTCCCACTGCCTTGCTAGGGGTCCACTAGACCATGTGGCTCAGATACTGCCTCCCTCTTCGGGCTTCTCATTGCTTTGGGACAAGTGCTCAAGCATTACAATGCTGTGAGCTGTTCCTTAATGAGTCTGCAAATGTTATTTAGGATGCCTAGTACCTTTTTGAGTCTTTTTTGATGCCTCTGATATTGAATAACTTCTGTATCTTctgttttcttaatttctgCCTCCCTCTTCAGGCTGCTCTTTGCTTTGGGACAAGTGCTCAAGCATTACAATGCTGTGAGCTGTTCCTTAATGAGCCTGCAAAGGTTATTTAGGATCCCTAGTACCTGAGTCTTTTTTAATGCCTCTGGTGTTGAATAACTTCTGTATCTTctgttttcttaatttctttgcttccttccttctcacctGCAAAATGAGAAAGATCTGATGTGTTACCAAGTTCCTTTCTCCAAGGATTGTTCCCATGCTCACAGATGCTCAATCCTCtttccttccccaaatccccaaatgaATTTAATTTTAGGTGATATTTTATATACTCCATTTATATTGTAGAGGTAGtctctcctttttctcatgTATCTTCAAGCATGTTTTTCAAATATAATAGTCTTCATTTTCCCTGGTACAATTACCATTTCTGTTCTGCCTACGTACTTAGTCTTTCAAGCTCCAGTAAGAGGTAGTATTTATGATCTCTCCAAATTGGAGTAGCAGCTTTTAGATCAGGCTAATGGGCCAATTGCTTCTCTTTTCAATTTATTACTAAAGAAGTGGAATTAGAGCAAATGTAGCTCAGTCAGTGCTGGGTCCCTCCAGATGTTTCACAACCCTGCATGTTGATCATCTCTTTTTACTGCTTTTAGAGTGGTTGGTCACGTTTTGAGCCCTGTGAAACTAAGGGATTTTATTTAGctaatttttattcctttaatcAGCTTGGTTTTATTCTGTTGAAAGTATTTAGCAAGAATTTGTGATAAATCTCCAATGCAGCATGAGGTCTGGTTGTTCCCCAGAGGTTTGTTTTCTCTCATACATTTCTCTTCCCCACATCTTTGCCAGGACTTCGGTCCTAGAAGAAATAAACAGTAGCTCTTCGTGTGTTGCCTTTGTCTGGTTATTCCTGGGAGAtgtctctgttttgttttgttttattttccttttctgtggtGTTTGTTTGGGGGAGTTGCTTTGGGTAAGGCTTTATCTAATCCATGTTGCCCATTGGTGTAAAGCTGAATGTCTGTCTCAGAAATACGAAGGCTCTGTGGAAGTGCCCTGCAGGGTTCTGCTCGTTGCTGGTGTCTGGAATGAGCTCCTGGCCCTGATGTAAATGTTTGTGGCTGACTCAGCTCTGCACTCTGCTGTGGTTAGTAGGGTTTAGTGCCTGGtttgctgcagggagctctCCACTCTCTTCACCCCAGGGTTACTTTAAGATGCAGTTTGTGGTTTGTTTGCAGTGTGCCTCAGGCGCTGGGTTTGGTGCTGGGGGAAGAAAAGTGCCTCATTTCTCACTTCTTTCAGAGATAAGATGTGGAGCAGTCTCCACAGACCTGTCTGAAGGTAGGCATTGTGTTAGGGCTTCCTGAGTAAAACTTGGCTCACAAAATAACTACAGCTCCCATTTTTCTTCAGTCTGTCAGACAAGGAGCACAAGGTTTCATCCAATTTCAGGATCCTTTCTCCCCTCTGGCTTCTCTGCCAAGAAGGTTGAGGAGTTGCTGTTCATGGTTGTGGGTTGTGTGGTTTTTGTCTGGGTCTGCACTGTCCTTTGAGATCTTTAAGAGTGTGCTCTGCATAGGTAGCTTGGGGGTTTGTTGCTGTTGTAGGCTTGTGTTGGTAGGCTTGTCAGCATTGCTGTGTGGTTTTTGTGGcactcagctgctgcctcccatgCTGTGATGATGTTTTGGTGGTGTTACAGGTGCTGCAAAAGCAGTGAGGGTTTCCCTGCTCAGGGACATCCTGTAGATGTGTCTCTATGTTAACCTGGCAAAgaaactttaaataaaaaagttgGAGGATACTCCCTGCAGTCTTTAGTGattaaaatagtttttccttctgctgtcttctcttattttctctctgctccaACCCTTTATTTCAGAAGGGCTTCCCTTTCCTCAGGCAGTAGTCTAGTGAGTAACCTCATCCTGTGTGTTTCGTTTGGACATGTGGAGGCTGGATTGTATTATCATAGTTTATTTTGGGgctgtaaaacaaacaaaccttgAGATATTTGCAGGTGGGTGGGGTGGGCAGAGTGCCTGCCATCATCCCTGAGCATTGTTTGGGAGCAGGAGGTGAAGCATTTAGGAATTGCCTCTATTGACAGAAGATTTTATCAGATGCCATGGGAATTAGTTCCCTTTGAAGTGGGGACAGGTTCTTACTTTGGGGTGCCAGCACTTTTGTCTCTAATGAAAGCTACTTTTAATGACCAAGAATTAAATATGCCCTTTCCCAATGGAATGGGAATGTCATCTCCCTTTGCTGTAGCTGTACTGACACAATATCaccttttttcccaatttcttgCTCATTCATGCCAGGATTCATTGCCATTGCCAGTCCACAGCATGGTACAAGGGCCATCTTGCAGGAGAATGTCAGCATTAAGAAATCATCAATATCtttcagattttcatttctgtgttgGCAGGGTATCTGGAGGGCAGAGCTTTTTTTGGGCAGTGATGTAGTGCACAGTAGATAAAAAGGCTCATCTCTGTGTGATGCAGATATTAAGAAGGGGAAGAAACTAATATATCTATGCAgaggtaaaaataatttaaggtCAGCTAGCATTGgatctgaagtaattttttcagCAGGAATGAAGATTAAATTTGGCACTTGAGTaagtgttttgggtttggtggAGGACAGAGAAGTAGAGAAAACAATATGGTTTCATCTAGTTCGAGTTGAAAAATTGGAAGCCCATTAAGTTTTCTTAAATAATCACAGCTGAGAGGTGGATAATGGGGTACATGTTGAGGCATTCCAGTAGGAGAATGGATTAGTGTGAGGATGTAGGattctcctgtgctgtggagaAATTTGGATAGGGTCTGTGGTGTGATGTGGGGAGAAGGAAgggacagcttccccagctgtgctctcctgGATAACCTCTGCCTCTCTCGCCAGCCCTCGTTCTTCGTCGTGTACAACATGGTGACCACGGAGGTCATTGCCGTGTTTGAGAACACATCTgatgagctgctggagctgtttgAGAACTTCTGTGACCTCTTCAGGAATGCCACCCTGCACAGTGAGGCTGTCCAGTTCCCCTGCTCAGCTTCCAGCAACAACTTTGCGAGGCAGATCCAGCGCCGGTGAGCCATTCGGAGCATGCTTTATTCCGTATAGACACTCGCTCAGCCCCGTCTGCTGAAGGCCAGTATCAAATACCAACCCTGAGAAAACCAGTTCCTTTGGCCCCCTTTGCCAGGTGGACTATACATGGTTCATTCTTGCAGCCTGATGCATCTGATTTTATATTCCACAGCATTTACCTTGTTAGGGGAAGGAGCAAAGCAGTTGCAAACTACTGCTtagaagaaaggaagggaatTTTGAGAGAAAGATGTTTCTGTCTCTCCTTGAGCAGTAACTCTTTTGGAGGTTATTAAAGTGTTACTGCCCAGTAACTTTGGTCCCTGAAGATAGGATTTGTCAAGATGCTGGCATGATCCAGTTGTGTGTATTTTGCCAAGTGACATTCTCTGAATTTAGCATGTACCAAACTGTTTTCTGTAGCATTTCCTCAACATCAGTCACCAGCTCGTGGTTATCATCACTGTACTAGGAGAAGGGAAACTCATCTGCTTAGATCTGTTGTGAAAGCTGaacaaaataccaaaataaCCTGGGTTTCTAGAATATGCCTTAACAGTCAGATGTGGTTTTAATGAGGCAGAGTGTGTTATTTCTCTAGGAAAATTTTGTTGTGACTcaggtgtttttttcttccagtggCTTGTTTCTCATAATCCAAAGTACTTGCCATCCACTTATGGGCATCAAGCTTCTGTTGACTTTAGGCTGATGTCACATAAGTATGACGAAATTGACTATGTCTGTAACTTTCTTGAGAAACCTGTCAGGAAATCCATAATGCTTAATGTGAGAGACAATGAGAGGACTCACTGAAGACTCACGAAGAACAACTTCAGCCTTTTGTTAGAGTAGATAGGAGAGTATTTTCCGCCCGTTGCTACAAGGGCCTGTAACAGGAGTGTTGTAAATTCTACAGCAAAGTACCATAGAGCATAGTCCACAGTGAGCTGGCTTCTGGCTGTTTACCTTCCTTATTGTCCCTGCAGATGATCTGACTGTTTTTGTACATGTAAAGTTTCAAATTTTTCTTGGAAAGAGAAATCCAGCCTGTGTTAATTTCTCCACCAGGAAGAACTTTCAGCTCACTGTAGTTTCTGGAGAGCTTTATGCTCCTCATCAAGGTTCTTCTTCATCTAAGGTTTCTCCCTTTATGCATTTAGAACAAtgggtggagagaggaggatTGTCAAGTCAACATTAAGGGCTCAACTGTTACTGTGAAAGCCCCCTGGCTTTTGCTCATGCTGTTTCCAGGCTTTGTGGTAAAACTTGGATTGACTGATCAGCTGCTAATCCATCTCTCCCTGTTTCTGATCCTGTTCATTTCCTgtactgcagagcagctgggtccAGACGTTGTGGGTAGGCACATTCTTCTCCTTCTGTCACTCTGGACATTGTGAGTGAGACAGTAGTGATAAGGGAGGATGAAAAGGTAAGCAGAACTGGTTGATGTTTGAATCACGGTGATACATCTTTGGAAACGAGCCGCTTTAGTTCCTACACCGCAGCTGTTTTCTCTCCCTGGCAGTTTTCCTGCTTGGTTTGTTTAAGATGTGCTGTTCAGCTGTGGCCTTTGTGAAAAGGAGGTGTCTCTTGCTTTGCTGCAGGTTCAAGGACACGATTGTGAACGCCAAGTACGGAGGGCACACGGAGGCCGTGCGGcgcctgctggggcagctccccaTCAGCGCCCAGTCCTACAGCGGCAGCCCCTACCTCGACCTGTCCCTCTTCAGCTATGATGACAAGTGGGTGTCAGTCATGGAGCGGCCCAAGACCTGTGGTGATCACCCCATAAGGTAGGGGGAGCTGTATGTGAGGAGAGAGTCACTGTAAATCACCTCTGCCTTGTGGCATCAAGCGTGCAGAATAGGGAATAGATGGAAGCCTTTCTCTTAGGAAATCCTTTCACCAGGGGATTTATTTCACAAAACTTGGCCTATCTCCTTTACAGAAATGGGGATGTGTGGGAGGGCTCTTCATGTttccttgctgagctgctctgctctggggagggtttgggtgGTGAAGTCTCAGCCTTTTCCATATGAATGGTCttgttcctcctcctcttcttgcAGTGCTGCCGTTGTGTTTGGGTTGCAGAGTGATACAGCTCTGATGTTTGCTTTCCTATGCTGGAAAGATCCTCTCTGAGCATGTGGGTTTAGTTGGCAAGGATTGTCTGGTTTGTCCTGTGAATAAAATAGTATCTGGGCTAGGTGTTACTCAGAAAGCCTGTGGTATTGATTGAGCTGTTTTCAGACTTCCCTTGTTTACTGTTCTCACCATGGGAGCTGTACTCCTTGTCATACTCCCTTCTCTCTGTGATCTGTAGGGAATTTCTGTCTGTAGTAGGAATTTTAGCCAGGTGCCAGGGCCATTCTGTGCCTCTTCTGTCTGAGTCTCCAATGCTGGCAGAGGGAGTAAGTCTGAGCTTGAAAATAAGGAGGTTTGCAATGCTTCTTAAAGAAATATCAGGactatttatttctttttgttggcTGCAGCCATGGCTGCAAGAGGAAGTGGTTAAAAAATCCAACGTCTCCTGCTTGACAGGCTCAAAGAGCCTGAGTTACCCAGGCAGAATAGTATTTCTGCTCCTAGTACTGCAGAAGCAAACCTATGCTCTGAAAACAAAGAGAGCCTTCAGTGCCTGAGTGCTTTGTTTAGTGACTGCACACATGTTGGGGGCTCAGGCAGCCTAGGGAGATCATTCTGGACTGCTTCCCAACTTTATTTTCATCAATGCATTCTCAAAAAGTGGTTTCATATCTCCCCTGGCCCTGACTCAGGTGGCGGGGAACTTCTGATTATTCCTGCGCTCTCAATTCCCAAATTATGTATATTTAATTGATTCTTCTGCCTGTATGATTTGGTTTGATCTCCAGCTTCCATGTTATCTGCAAAGAAAGcctgcccttttccccc
Coding sequences:
- the DET1 gene encoding DET1 homolog — its product is MDHEAPTIRPRRIQNQNVIHRLERRRISSGKAGTHWHQVRIFHQNVFPNFTVVNVEKPPCFLRKFSPDGRYFIAFSSDQTSLEIYEYQGCQAAEDLLQGYEGEILANGNDQRSVNIRGRLFERFFVLLHITNVASNGEHLNRECSLFTDDCRYVIVGSAAYLPEEPHPPFFEVYRNSESVTPNPRSPLEDYSLHIIDLHTGRLCDTRAFKCDKVILSHNQGLYLYKNILAILSVQQQTIHVFQVTPEGTFIDVRTIGRFCYEDDLLTLSAVYPEVQRDTQTGMANPYKEPFINSLKHRLLVYLWRRAEQDGSAIAKRRFFQYFDQLRQLRMWKMQLLDENHLFIKYTSEDVVTLRVTDPSQPSFFVVYNMVTTEVIAVFENTSDELLELFENFCDLFRNATLHSEAVQFPCSASSNNFARQIQRRFKDTIVNAKYGGHTEAVRRLLGQLPISAQSYSGSPYLDLSLFSYDDKWVSVMERPKTCGDHPIRFYARDSGLLKFEIQAGLLGRPINHTVRRLVAFTFHPFEPFAISVQRTNAEYVVNFHMRHSCT